One genomic segment of Balaenoptera musculus isolate JJ_BM4_2016_0621 chromosome 11, mBalMus1.pri.v3, whole genome shotgun sequence includes these proteins:
- the CRISP2 gene encoding cysteine-rich secretory protein 2 isoform X1, with translation MALLPVVLFLAAVLLPSFPTEAKDPTFTALLTTQTQVQREIVNKHNELRKSVSPPASNMLKMEWSREAAANAQKWANKCTLEHSNPGDWKTSTKCGENLYMSRNPTAWSDVIQNWFEEHHNFVYGEGPKSSSAIVGHYTQLVWYSSFRIGCGIAYCPNQKSLKYFYICQYCPAGNNVSKKNTPYQQGTPCASCPGNCDSGLCTNSCEYEDLLSNCDYLKKTAGCEQELLKEKCKATCLCEGKIY, from the exons ATGGCTTTACTCCCAGTTGTGCTGTTTCTGGCTGCTGTGCTGCTACCATCTTTCCCCACCGAAGCAAAG GATCCAACCTTTACTGCTCTGTTAACCACTCAAACGCAAGTCCAAAGAGAGATTGTAAATAAACACAATGAACTAAGGAAATCAGTCTCTCCACCTGCCAGCAACATGCTAAAGATG GAATGgagcagagaagcagcagcaaatGCCCAAAAGTGGGCAAACAAGTGCACTTTAGAACACAGTAATCCAGGTGACTGGAAAACCA GTACAAAATGTGGTGAGAATCTCTACATGTCAAGGAACCCTACTGCCTGGTCAGATGTAATCCAAAACTGGTTTGAAGAGCACCACAATTTTGTCTATGGTGAAGGACCGAAGAGCTCCAGTGCAATTGTTGGACATTATACCCAG CTTGTTTGGTACTCATCTTTCCGTATTGGATGTGGAATTGCCTACTGTCCCAATCAGAAGAGTCTAAAATACTTCTATATTTGCCAATACTGTCCTGC TGGTAATAATGTGAGTAAAAAGAATACCCCTTACCAACAAGGAACACCTTGTGCCAGTTGCCCTGGTAACTGTGACAGTGGACTATGCA CCAATTCTTGCGAGTATGAAGATCTCCTTAGTAACTGTGATTACTTGAAGAAAACAGCTGGCTGTGAACAGGAATTGCTCAAGGAAAAGTGCAAGGCTACTTGCCTATGTGAAGGCAAAATTTACTGA
- the CRISP2 gene encoding cysteine-rich secretory protein 2 isoform X2, which yields MALLPVVLFLAAVLLPSFPTEAKDPTFTALLTTQTQVQREIVNKHNELRKSVSPPASNMLKMEWSREAAANAQKWANKCTLEHSNPGTKCGENLYMSRNPTAWSDVIQNWFEEHHNFVYGEGPKSSSAIVGHYTQLVWYSSFRIGCGIAYCPNQKSLKYFYICQYCPAGNNVSKKNTPYQQGTPCASCPGNCDSGLCTNSCEYEDLLSNCDYLKKTAGCEQELLKEKCKATCLCEGKIY from the exons ATGGCTTTACTCCCAGTTGTGCTGTTTCTGGCTGCTGTGCTGCTACCATCTTTCCCCACCGAAGCAAAG GATCCAACCTTTACTGCTCTGTTAACCACTCAAACGCAAGTCCAAAGAGAGATTGTAAATAAACACAATGAACTAAGGAAATCAGTCTCTCCACCTGCCAGCAACATGCTAAAGATG GAATGgagcagagaagcagcagcaaatGCCCAAAAGTGGGCAAACAAGTGCACTTTAGAACACAGTAATCCAG GTACAAAATGTGGTGAGAATCTCTACATGTCAAGGAACCCTACTGCCTGGTCAGATGTAATCCAAAACTGGTTTGAAGAGCACCACAATTTTGTCTATGGTGAAGGACCGAAGAGCTCCAGTGCAATTGTTGGACATTATACCCAG CTTGTTTGGTACTCATCTTTCCGTATTGGATGTGGAATTGCCTACTGTCCCAATCAGAAGAGTCTAAAATACTTCTATATTTGCCAATACTGTCCTGC TGGTAATAATGTGAGTAAAAAGAATACCCCTTACCAACAAGGAACACCTTGTGCCAGTTGCCCTGGTAACTGTGACAGTGGACTATGCA CCAATTCTTGCGAGTATGAAGATCTCCTTAGTAACTGTGATTACTTGAAGAAAACAGCTGGCTGTGAACAGGAATTGCTCAAGGAAAAGTGCAAGGCTACTTGCCTATGTGAAGGCAAAATTTACTGA
- the CRISP2 gene encoding cysteine-rich secretory protein 2 isoform X3, translating to MALLPVVLFLAAVLLPSFPTEAKDPTFTALLTTQTQVQREIVNKHNELRKSVSPPASNMLKMEWSREAAANAQKWANKCTLEHSNPGDWKTSTKCGENLYMSRNPTAWSDVIQNWFEEHHNFVYGEGPKSSSAIVGHYTQLVWYSSFRIGCGIAYCPNQKSLKYFYICQYCPAQFLRV from the exons ATGGCTTTACTCCCAGTTGTGCTGTTTCTGGCTGCTGTGCTGCTACCATCTTTCCCCACCGAAGCAAAG GATCCAACCTTTACTGCTCTGTTAACCACTCAAACGCAAGTCCAAAGAGAGATTGTAAATAAACACAATGAACTAAGGAAATCAGTCTCTCCACCTGCCAGCAACATGCTAAAGATG GAATGgagcagagaagcagcagcaaatGCCCAAAAGTGGGCAAACAAGTGCACTTTAGAACACAGTAATCCAGGTGACTGGAAAACCA GTACAAAATGTGGTGAGAATCTCTACATGTCAAGGAACCCTACTGCCTGGTCAGATGTAATCCAAAACTGGTTTGAAGAGCACCACAATTTTGTCTATGGTGAAGGACCGAAGAGCTCCAGTGCAATTGTTGGACATTATACCCAG CTTGTTTGGTACTCATCTTTCCGTATTGGATGTGGAATTGCCTACTGTCCCAATCAGAAGAGTCTAAAATACTTCTATATTTGCCAATACTGTCCTGC CCAATTCTTGCGAGTATGA